A single genomic interval of Oncorhynchus mykiss isolate Arlee chromosome 13, USDA_OmykA_1.1, whole genome shotgun sequence harbors:
- the LOC110486014 gene encoding aftiphilin isoform X2 — MEPDVIRMYSSSPPPMEDGAEEEEDEFGDFGGFSGVPTSTSFNEFDTPATFNQTPALAATSPPELLNNGGVVRLSNLSSGPVGRGPVVKRANSKSNGVVPGGCQYDSPLERTVNVEELKKLADHTRANNHSTSLDKSVRGQTDNIDKPVDCNGGVPEVLTNGFVTFEIEGIPSLQNSNRSKKKGTTTECADNCPPSSPEDDFADFSAFPNVDVQGHSSEVTNLTSENLDNSNRDERLAEDTCQQQRQQKHSNVEQGIRSGDVVRDTPITTGSNDIASSDSLSHLAEVRDTDEGLSNGDGGFQRDTANSEQRNIEPDFAHKHSATEMIVSEDSAPEEVCSEDSTQELVCGEDSASKALYIDEPVAQNGVYLEQSEEEAEEEKAGVSENRGSPDTDDEDVNGEQADEKSASGNETETETETSFGRPLSTDALEEYGDISTTGSVPSPLLQEETATPADHSQLLEDDDDGEDFGDFGDAGSFSGQGFADFDQPELQLEEQPAPPTQELVDHDKDFGEFDAPNSHIGGGKAIENEDRGKFADFPSSNSFADFSSAPVGADPDPDAGWNAFDEPVQGQGEGNSWAAFGEEPTANAPLETGEDKWQESEPVAAHSSSSHQISRRDSQSVALCSRLEKLFLEIFPDAPAPQVRVEVVSLKTLLEPPVRLQQEEHEMMSGVPDNGAEGDVLWRQLLDIHEAFGLRHQWGGSHSNKTLLCSLGIDIRNILFTGQKKQPVIVPMYAASLGMLEPTKEPVKPISAAEMITSIAQQVPPVAPAEIISTSPPDTAQEVLPPVQFDWSSSGLTNPLDGVDPELYELTTAKLDPSGSGTRVADAFARLMSTMEKTSTSTRKPRKEENLSEETLKVIAGLPDLSFMQAKVLMFPTTLTPLGCSSDPDPTLD; from the exons ATGGAGCCGGACGTGATCCGCATGTactcctcctccccacccccaATGGAGGATGgagctgaggaagaggaggacgagttTGGGGACTTTGGGGGCTTCTCTGGAGTTCCGACCAGCACCAGCTtcaatgagtttgacaccccagCGACCTTCAATCAGACCCCAGCCTTGGCTGCCACTTCACCACCTGAACTCCTCAACAATGGAGGGGTGGTTAGGTTGTCAAACCTCAGTTCAGGTCCCGTGGGAAGGGGTCCCGTGGTCAAGCGCGCCAACTCCAAGTCAAATGGTGTTGTGCCGGGAGGCTGTCAGTACGACAGTCCTTTGGAGAGAACTGTGAATGTGGAGGAGTTAAAAAAGCTTGCCGACCACACTCGAGCCAATAATCATTCTACCTCCTTGGACAAATCTGTGAGGGGTCAGACTGACAACATAGACAAGCCTGTCGACTGCAATGGTGGGGTCCCGGAAGTTCTGACCAACGGCTTTGTGACTTTTGAAATAGAGGGAATCCCATCTTTGCAGAATTCGAACCGCTCTAAAAAGAAAGGAACCACCACAGAGTGTGCCGACAACTGCCCTCCCAGCAGCCCCGAGGACGACTTTGCGGATTTCTCTGCTTTTCCTAATGTAGACGTTCAAGGACACTCCAGCGAGGTGACAAACCTCACCAGCGAGAACTTGGACAATAGCAACCGGGACGAACGGCTGGCAGAGGACACCTGTCAGCAGCAGAGGCAGCAGAAGCACTCTAATGTAGAGCAGGGAATCAGGTCAGGGGACGTCGTCAGGGACACTCCCATTACAACTGGATCCAACGACATCGCTAGCTCTGATTCTCTATCGCACCTTGCTGAGGTTCGAGACACTGATGAAGGCTTGAGCAACGGGGACGGGGGCTTTCAAAGAGACACTGCTAATTCTGAGCAAAGGAACATAGAGCCGGACTTTGCACACAAGCACTCTGCTACTGAGATGATTGTTAGTGAGGATTCTGCCCCAGAGGAGGTTTGTAGTGAGGATTCTACCCAAGAGTTGGTTTGTGGCGAGGATTCTGCCTCCAAGGCACTTTATATTGACGAACCAGTTGCCCAGAACGGTGTGTATTTGGAGCAGTCGGAAGAGGaggcagaagaagagaaggcagGTGTCAGTGAAAACAGGGGTTCGCCTGATACAGACGATGAAGATGTGAATGGCGAGCAAGCAGACGAAAAGTCTGCGTCCGGAAacgaaacagaaacagagaccgAAACGTCTTTCGGCCGACCGCTGTCCACGGATGCCCTTGAGGAGTACGGCGACATCAGCACGACGGGCTCTGTGCCCTCGCCACTGCTCCAAGAGGAGACGGCCACGCCTGCCGACCACAGCCAGCTGCTGGAGGACGACGACGACGGTGAAGACTTTGGAGACTTCGGGGACGCGGGCTCTTTTAGCGGACAGGGCTTTGCTGACTTTGACCAGCCAGAGTTGCAACTAGAGGAACAACCTGCACCTCCCACACAGGAACTAGTGGACCACGACAAAGACTTTGGTGAATTTGACGCCCCCAACAGCCACATTGGTGGTGGGAAGGCAATTGAGAATGAAGATAGGGGGAAGTTTGCGGATTTTCCCAGCAGCAACAGTTTTGCCGACTTTAGCTCAGCTCCTGTTGGTGCTGACCCTGATCCAGATGCTGGTTGGAATGCCTTTGATGAGCCTGTACAGGGTCAAGGGGAGGGAAATTCCTGGGCTGCATTTGGAGAGGAGCCGACCGCCAATGCTCCTTTGGAAACGGGTGAAGACAAGTGGCAGGAGAGTGAACCTGTAGCAGCCCATTCATCCAGCAGCCATCAGATCAGTAGAAGAGACAGTCAGTCT GTGGCGCTGTGCAGTCGGCTGGAGAAGCTTTTTCTGGAAATTTTCCCCGACGCACCTGCTCCGCAGGTGAGGGTGGAGGTGGTCTCCCTCAAAACCCTGCTGGAGCCTCCTGTGAGGTTACAGCAGGAAGAGCATGAAATGATGAGCGGTGTGCCAGACAATGG GGCCGAGGGGGACGTGTTGTGGAGGCAACTGCTGGACATCCACGAGGCATTTGGCCTGCGGCACCAGTGGGGCGGCTCGCATAGCAACAAGACACTACTCTGCTCCCTGGGCATCGACATTAGGAACATT CTTTTCACAGGTCAGAAGAAGCAGCCAGTGATAGTTCCCATGTATGCTGCCAGCCTG GGCATGCTGGAACCCACCAAAGAGCCAGTAAAACCCATATCAGCGGCAGAGATGATCACGTCCATAGCACAACAAGTACCTCCAGTGGCCCCAGCAGAGATCATAAGCACTAGTCCACCAGACACAGCCCAG GAAGTGCTCCCGCCCGTCCAGTTTGACTGGAGCAGCAGTGGCCTTACGAACCCTCTGGACG GTGTGGACCCGGAGCTGTATGAGCTAACCACCGCTAAACTGGACCCCAGTGGCTCTGGGACCCGTGTGGCTGATGCCTTTGCCCGCCTTATGTCTACTATGGAGAAGACCAGCACCTCTACCAG AAAGCCCCGGAAAGAGGAGAACCTAAGTGAGGAGACGTTGAAAGTGATTGCAGGGCTACCAGACCTGTCTTTCATGCAGGCCAAGGTGCTGATGTTCCCCACCACGCTGACCCCCCTGGGCTGCTCCTCTGACCCTGACCCCACACTCGACTGA
- the LOC110486014 gene encoding aftiphilin isoform X1, translating to MEPDVIRMYSSSPPPMEDGAEEEEDEFGDFGGFSGVPTSTSFNEFDTPATFNQTPALAATSPPELLNNGGVVRLSNLSSGPVGRGPVVKRANSKSNGVVPGGCQYDSPLERTVNVEELKKLADHTRANNHSTSLDKSVRGQTDNIDKPVDCNGGVPEVLTNGFVTFEIEGIPSLQNSNRSKKKGTTTECADNCPPSSPEDDFADFSAFPNVDVQGHSSEVTNLTSENLDNSNRDERLAEDTCQQQRQQKHSNVEQGIRSGDVVRDTPITTGSNDIASSDSLSHLAEVRDTDEGLSNGDGGFQRDTANSEQRNIEPDFAHKHSATEMIVSEDSAPEEVCSEDSTQELVCGEDSASKALYIDEPVAQNGVYLEQSEEEAEEEKAGVSENRGSPDTDDEDVNGEQADEKSASGNETETETETSFGRPLSTDALEEYGDISTTGSVPSPLLQEETATPADHSQLLEDDDDGEDFGDFGDAGSFSGQGFADFDQPELQLEEQPAPPTQELVDHDKDFGEFDAPNSHIGGGKAIENEDRGKFADFPSSNSFADFSSAPVGADPDPDAGWNAFDEPVQGQGEGNSWAAFGEEPTANAPLETGEDKWQESEPVAAHSSSSHQISRRDSQSVALCSRLEKLFLEIFPDAPAPQVRVEVVSLKTLLEPPVRLQQEEHEMMSGVPDNGAEGDVLWRQLLDIHEAFGLRHQWGGSHSNKTLLCSLGIDIRNILFTGQKKQPVIVPMYAASLGMLEPTKEPVKPISAAEMITSIAQQVPPVAPAEIISTSPPDTAQEVLPPVQFDWSSSGLTNPLDASGGSSLLNLDFFGPVEDSGPSSSTSIPGVDPELYELTTAKLDPSGSGTRVADAFARLMSTMEKTSTSTRKPRKEENLSEETLKVIAGLPDLSFMQAKVLMFPTTLTPLGCSSDPDPTLD from the exons ATGGAGCCGGACGTGATCCGCATGTactcctcctccccacccccaATGGAGGATGgagctgaggaagaggaggacgagttTGGGGACTTTGGGGGCTTCTCTGGAGTTCCGACCAGCACCAGCTtcaatgagtttgacaccccagCGACCTTCAATCAGACCCCAGCCTTGGCTGCCACTTCACCACCTGAACTCCTCAACAATGGAGGGGTGGTTAGGTTGTCAAACCTCAGTTCAGGTCCCGTGGGAAGGGGTCCCGTGGTCAAGCGCGCCAACTCCAAGTCAAATGGTGTTGTGCCGGGAGGCTGTCAGTACGACAGTCCTTTGGAGAGAACTGTGAATGTGGAGGAGTTAAAAAAGCTTGCCGACCACACTCGAGCCAATAATCATTCTACCTCCTTGGACAAATCTGTGAGGGGTCAGACTGACAACATAGACAAGCCTGTCGACTGCAATGGTGGGGTCCCGGAAGTTCTGACCAACGGCTTTGTGACTTTTGAAATAGAGGGAATCCCATCTTTGCAGAATTCGAACCGCTCTAAAAAGAAAGGAACCACCACAGAGTGTGCCGACAACTGCCCTCCCAGCAGCCCCGAGGACGACTTTGCGGATTTCTCTGCTTTTCCTAATGTAGACGTTCAAGGACACTCCAGCGAGGTGACAAACCTCACCAGCGAGAACTTGGACAATAGCAACCGGGACGAACGGCTGGCAGAGGACACCTGTCAGCAGCAGAGGCAGCAGAAGCACTCTAATGTAGAGCAGGGAATCAGGTCAGGGGACGTCGTCAGGGACACTCCCATTACAACTGGATCCAACGACATCGCTAGCTCTGATTCTCTATCGCACCTTGCTGAGGTTCGAGACACTGATGAAGGCTTGAGCAACGGGGACGGGGGCTTTCAAAGAGACACTGCTAATTCTGAGCAAAGGAACATAGAGCCGGACTTTGCACACAAGCACTCTGCTACTGAGATGATTGTTAGTGAGGATTCTGCCCCAGAGGAGGTTTGTAGTGAGGATTCTACCCAAGAGTTGGTTTGTGGCGAGGATTCTGCCTCCAAGGCACTTTATATTGACGAACCAGTTGCCCAGAACGGTGTGTATTTGGAGCAGTCGGAAGAGGaggcagaagaagagaaggcagGTGTCAGTGAAAACAGGGGTTCGCCTGATACAGACGATGAAGATGTGAATGGCGAGCAAGCAGACGAAAAGTCTGCGTCCGGAAacgaaacagaaacagagaccgAAACGTCTTTCGGCCGACCGCTGTCCACGGATGCCCTTGAGGAGTACGGCGACATCAGCACGACGGGCTCTGTGCCCTCGCCACTGCTCCAAGAGGAGACGGCCACGCCTGCCGACCACAGCCAGCTGCTGGAGGACGACGACGACGGTGAAGACTTTGGAGACTTCGGGGACGCGGGCTCTTTTAGCGGACAGGGCTTTGCTGACTTTGACCAGCCAGAGTTGCAACTAGAGGAACAACCTGCACCTCCCACACAGGAACTAGTGGACCACGACAAAGACTTTGGTGAATTTGACGCCCCCAACAGCCACATTGGTGGTGGGAAGGCAATTGAGAATGAAGATAGGGGGAAGTTTGCGGATTTTCCCAGCAGCAACAGTTTTGCCGACTTTAGCTCAGCTCCTGTTGGTGCTGACCCTGATCCAGATGCTGGTTGGAATGCCTTTGATGAGCCTGTACAGGGTCAAGGGGAGGGAAATTCCTGGGCTGCATTTGGAGAGGAGCCGACCGCCAATGCTCCTTTGGAAACGGGTGAAGACAAGTGGCAGGAGAGTGAACCTGTAGCAGCCCATTCATCCAGCAGCCATCAGATCAGTAGAAGAGACAGTCAGTCT GTGGCGCTGTGCAGTCGGCTGGAGAAGCTTTTTCTGGAAATTTTCCCCGACGCACCTGCTCCGCAGGTGAGGGTGGAGGTGGTCTCCCTCAAAACCCTGCTGGAGCCTCCTGTGAGGTTACAGCAGGAAGAGCATGAAATGATGAGCGGTGTGCCAGACAATGG GGCCGAGGGGGACGTGTTGTGGAGGCAACTGCTGGACATCCACGAGGCATTTGGCCTGCGGCACCAGTGGGGCGGCTCGCATAGCAACAAGACACTACTCTGCTCCCTGGGCATCGACATTAGGAACATT CTTTTCACAGGTCAGAAGAAGCAGCCAGTGATAGTTCCCATGTATGCTGCCAGCCTG GGCATGCTGGAACCCACCAAAGAGCCAGTAAAACCCATATCAGCGGCAGAGATGATCACGTCCATAGCACAACAAGTACCTCCAGTGGCCCCAGCAGAGATCATAAGCACTAGTCCACCAGACACAGCCCAG GAAGTGCTCCCGCCCGTCCAGTTTGACTGGAGCAGCAGTGGCCTTACGAACCCTCTGGACG CGAGCGGAGGCTCGTCTCTGCTCAACCTCGATTTCTTTGGGCCCGTGGAGGACTCTGGCCCTAGCAGCTCCACCTCCATCCCAG GTGTGGACCCGGAGCTGTATGAGCTAACCACCGCTAAACTGGACCCCAGTGGCTCTGGGACCCGTGTGGCTGATGCCTTTGCCCGCCTTATGTCTACTATGGAGAAGACCAGCACCTCTACCAG AAAGCCCCGGAAAGAGGAGAACCTAAGTGAGGAGACGTTGAAAGTGATTGCAGGGCTACCAGACCTGTCTTTCATGCAGGCCAAGGTGCTGATGTTCCCCACCACGCTGACCCCCCTGGGCTGCTCCTCTGACCCTGACCCCACACTCGACTGA
- the LOC110486015 gene encoding SERTA domain-containing protein 2-like → MLGNGVKRKLDEDGLEEGKALLTSAAGAAGSHSRVNYTLQRQTVLNISLMKLYGPPRTPATEPALQRRVLINNVIRRIHHEFKEEGGAGLRAHFFAVPPPAPNITEDEGYHEAPTSAFGGVLSPPLSPLSSLDSGLTPASLLDDDPPLFFALPPSSPHPLGHHPVSPRPSEPPPPPAKDSFSSALEEIEDLCPIAVTTSTTSSLPLSPPPSPQPPLSLPAGIDMKEEGRTYSPKDKESLLLDESQAAKTDPPSAHADISPSSGGFLTDFALDDILFTDIDTSMYDFNLPCGASSIPPNLGVSKTTPMVTADDLVKTLSSYSGGGAGSPPLTQNQPFKMDLAELDHIMEVLVGS, encoded by the coding sequence ATGTTGGGTAACGGTGTGAAGCGCAAACTGGATGAGGACGGCCTGGAGGAGGGCAAGGCGCTCCTCACATCAGCGGCCGGAGCAGCGGGCAGCCACTCGAGGGTTAACTACACGCTGCAGCGCCAGACGGTGCTAAACATCTCCTTGATGAAGCTGTATGGGCCGCCGCGGACGCCCGCCACTGAGCCAGCCCTGCAGCGCCGCGTGCTCATCAACAACGTCATCCGCCGCATCCACCACGAGTTCAAAGAGGAAGGCGGTGCGGGGCTGCGCGCACACTTCTTTGCCGTCCCGCCGCCGGCGCCGAACATCACCGAGGACGAGGGCTACCACGAAGCTCCGACATCTGCGTTCGGCGGCGTCCTCTCCCCGCCCCTCTCGCCACTGTCGTCGCTGGACTCTGGTTTGACCCCGGCCTCGCTCCTGGACGATGACCCGCCACTGTTCTTCGCCTTGCCGCCGTCCTCACCCCACCCCCTGGGTCACCACCCTGTCTCGCCGAGACCGTCAGAGCCCCCCCCGCCTCCTGCCAAGGACAGCTTCTCCTCAGCTTTGGAGGAGATCGAGGATCTGTGCCCCATCGCAGTGACAACCTCTACTACCTCCTCCCTACCTTTGTCTCCTCCACCTTCACCCCAGCCCCCACTCTCTCTACCAGCAGGGATAGACAtgaaagaggaagggaggacaTACAGCCCGAAGGACAAGGAGTCGCTCTTGCTGGACGAAAGCCAGGCTGCAAAAACAGACCCTCCCAGCGCCCACGCAGACATATCGCCCTCCTCCGGGGGCTTCCTCACTGACTTTGCCCTGGATGACATTCTATTCACGGACATCGACACCTCCATGTATGACTTTAACCTCCCCTGCGGTGCCTCTTCAATACCGCCGAACTTGGGGGTGTCCAAAACGACCCCCATGGTCACTGCGGACGACCTGGTCAAGACTCTGTCCAGTTACAGCGGGGGAGGGGCGGGCTCTCCCCCTCTGACTCAAAACCAGCCCTTCAAAATGGACCTGGCTGAGCTCGACCACATTATGGAAGTCCTGGTGGGGTCTTGA
- the LOC110486017 gene encoding ras-related protein ORAB-1, with protein sequence MNPEYDYLFKLLLIGDSGVGKSCLLLRFADDTYTESYISTIGVDFKIRTIELDGKTIKLQIWDTAGQERFRTITSSYYRGAHGIIVVYDVTDQESFNNVKQWLQEIDRYASENVNKLLVGNKCDLTTKKLVDYTTAKEFADNLGIPFLEASAKSATNVEQAFMTMAAEIKKRMGPGATAGGSEKSNVKIQSTPVKTSSGGCC encoded by the exons ATGAATCCCGAATA TGATTATTTATTCAAGCTGCTTCTGATTGGCGACTCTGGCGTTGGAAAGTCTTGCCTCCTCCTCCGATTTGCA GacgacacatacacagagagctATATTAGCACTATTGGAGTGGACTTCAAAATTAGGACCATAGAATTAGATGGGAAGACCATAAAACTTCAGATT TGGGACACAGCTGGACAGGAACGGTTCCGGACAATTACATCCAGTTACTACAGAGGAGCGCATGGCATTATTGTAGTGTACGACGTCACAGACCAA GAATCCTTCAATAACGTGAAACAGTGGCTACAGGAGATTGACCGTTACGCCAGTGAAAACGTGAACAAGCTGTTAGTAGGCAACAAATGTGACCTGACGACAAAGAAACTGGTGGACTACACAACGGCCAAG gaATTTGCTGACAATTTAGGGATCCCCTTCTTGGAAGCCAGCGCCAAGAGTGCCACCAACGTGGAGCAGGCCTTCATGACCATGGCAGCTGAGATCAAGAAGAGAATGGGCCCTGGGGCCACAGCCGGAGGCTCGGAGAAGTCCAACGTCAAGATCCAGAGCAcgccagtcaagacctcctctgGAGGCTGCTGCTGA